From one Streptomyces spiramyceticus genomic stretch:
- a CDS encoding PLP-dependent aminotransferase family protein, translating into MYERSSVAELAKSLRQELNRYSPGGKLPSSRVLVERYRVSPVTVSRALAQLAAEGLVVTRPGAGAFRAQPRTDAADAAPGDTSWQEVSLSADGAIELVPRSVDASGVLVTLAAQPPGVIEFNSGYLHASLQPERAMAAALARAGRRPGAWGRPPVDGVPELREWFARGIGGAVTAAEVLIAAGGQSALTTTLRALAPPGAPVLVESPTYPGMLAIARAAGLRPVPVPVDSDGVRTDLLAAAFKATGARVFVCQPLFQNPTGAVLSAERRPEVLRIAREAGAFVVEDDFVRRLVHDDAGPLPRPLATDDHDGVVVHVCSLTKATSPSFRVSALAARGPVLERLRAIQVVESFFVPRPLQEAAVELVGSPAWPRHLRSVAAELRARRDAMTAALRLNLPELALPHVPAGGYHLWLRLPDGADEGAVVSAALRAGVAIAPGRAYFSAEPTAGYVRLSFAGVAGVAEIAEGVRRLRGAGEGLLGR; encoded by the coding sequence ATGTACGAGCGTAGCAGTGTGGCCGAACTGGCGAAATCCCTCCGGCAAGAACTCAACCGCTACTCACCGGGTGGAAAGCTGCCGTCGAGCCGGGTACTTGTCGAGCGCTACCGGGTGAGCCCGGTGACGGTCTCCCGCGCACTCGCCCAGCTCGCCGCCGAGGGCCTGGTCGTCACCCGGCCCGGCGCCGGTGCCTTCCGGGCGCAGCCGCGTACGGACGCCGCCGATGCCGCGCCCGGTGACACGTCCTGGCAGGAGGTGTCGCTCAGCGCCGACGGAGCCATCGAGCTCGTACCGCGCTCGGTCGACGCGTCGGGGGTCCTCGTCACGCTGGCCGCACAGCCGCCCGGCGTCATCGAGTTCAACAGCGGCTACCTCCACGCCTCCCTCCAGCCCGAGCGGGCCATGGCCGCAGCTCTCGCCCGCGCGGGGCGGCGGCCCGGCGCCTGGGGGCGGCCGCCCGTCGACGGGGTCCCCGAGCTGCGGGAATGGTTCGCCCGTGGGATCGGCGGCGCCGTGACGGCCGCCGAAGTGCTGATCGCAGCGGGCGGTCAGAGTGCGCTGACCACCACGCTGCGCGCGCTCGCTCCGCCCGGCGCACCGGTGCTGGTCGAGTCGCCGACGTACCCCGGCATGCTGGCGATCGCGCGGGCGGCGGGGCTGCGGCCGGTACCGGTACCGGTGGACTCGGACGGCGTACGTACGGACCTCCTCGCGGCGGCCTTCAAGGCCACCGGCGCCCGGGTCTTCGTCTGCCAGCCGCTCTTCCAGAACCCGACCGGCGCGGTGCTCTCCGCCGAGCGCCGGCCGGAGGTGCTGCGGATCGCCCGGGAGGCCGGGGCGTTCGTCGTCGAGGACGACTTCGTACGGCGCCTGGTGCACGACGATGCGGGGCCGCTGCCGAGGCCGCTCGCCACTGATGATCACGACGGTGTGGTGGTGCACGTCTGCTCGCTGACCAAGGCCACTTCGCCCAGCTTCCGGGTGTCTGCGCTCGCCGCGCGGGGGCCTGTGCTGGAGCGGCTGCGTGCGATTCAGGTGGTCGAGAGCTTCTTCGTGCCGAGGCCTCTGCAGGAGGCTGCCGTCGAACTGGTCGGTTCGCCGGCGTGGCCGCGCCATCTGCGGAGCGTGGCGGCGGAGTTGAGGGCGCGGCGCGACGCGATGACTGCCGCGCTGCGGCTGAACCTGCCGGAGCTTGCTCTGCCGCATGTGCCGGCGGGCGGCTACCACCTGTGGCTGCGGCTGCCGGACGGGGCGGACGAGGGCGCGGTGGTCTCGGCCGCGCTCCGGGCGGGGGTGGCAATCGCCCCGGGCCGCGCGTACTTCAGCGCGGAGCCGACGGCGGGGTATGTCCGGCTGAGCTTTGCGGGGGTTGCGGGGGTGGCGGAGATCGCGGAGGGGGTGCGGAGGCTGCGCGGCGCGGGGGAGGGGTTGCTGGGGAGGTAG
- a CDS encoding DMT family transporter, which yields MTAQNSATDGITVAVNGSPATGARSDSPATGTRSGSRAGTLLAALGVTAFSLTFPATAWGLEGFGPWSLVAVRSVLAAVIAGAALIALRVPLPARRHWAGLAVVGGGVVLGFPMLTTLALQTSTTSHAAVVVGLLPLTTAALSALRTGARPSRAFWLAALAGAAVVIAFTVQQSGGALSTGDLYLFGALLVCAAGYTEGGRLAREMPGWQVIGWALIFCLPLAVPAAAVALTFEPVHLTAHSVAGLLWVAAGSQFLGLVVWYRGMAEIGVSKASQLQLAQPLLTLFWSVALLGEHLSPAAPLAAVGVLVCIAVTQRARA from the coding sequence ATGACAGCACAGAATAGCGCTACCGACGGAATCACAGTAGCGGTCAACGGCAGCCCGGCCACCGGGGCCCGCAGCGACAGCCCGGCTACCGGCACCCGCAGCGGCAGCCGCGCCGGCACCCTCCTCGCCGCACTGGGCGTCACCGCCTTCTCCCTCACGTTTCCCGCCACGGCCTGGGGCCTCGAAGGCTTCGGCCCCTGGTCGCTCGTCGCCGTACGCAGCGTCCTCGCCGCCGTCATAGCCGGCGCAGCCCTGATCGCCCTGCGCGTCCCGCTGCCCGCCCGCCGTCACTGGGCCGGTCTCGCGGTGGTCGGCGGCGGGGTGGTGCTCGGCTTCCCGATGCTGACGACGCTCGCCCTCCAGACCTCGACGACCTCGCACGCCGCCGTGGTGGTCGGCCTGTTGCCCCTGACGACCGCCGCCCTCTCGGCGCTGCGCACCGGGGCCAGGCCGTCCCGCGCCTTCTGGCTGGCGGCCCTGGCCGGCGCCGCCGTCGTCATCGCCTTCACCGTGCAGCAGAGCGGCGGTGCGCTGTCGACAGGCGACCTGTATCTCTTCGGTGCGCTGCTGGTGTGCGCGGCGGGCTACACCGAGGGCGGCAGGCTGGCCCGTGAGATGCCCGGCTGGCAGGTCATCGGCTGGGCACTGATCTTCTGCCTGCCGCTCGCCGTACCCGCGGCGGCCGTTGCGCTCACCTTCGAGCCGGTGCACCTCACGGCGCACAGCGTCGCGGGACTCCTGTGGGTCGCCGCGGGCTCGCAGTTCCTCGGCCTGGTGGTCTGGTACCGCGGCATGGCCGAGATCGGCGTGTCCAAGGCGAGCCAGCTCCAGCTCGCCCAACCGCTGCTGACCCTGTTCTGGTCGGTCGCCCTGCTCGGCGAGCACCTCTCCCCCGCCGCCCCGCTCGCCGCCGTCGGCGTGCTGGTCTGCATCGCGGTCACCCAGCGGGCACGGGCCTGA